In Candida dubliniensis CD36 chromosome 6, complete sequence, the following are encoded in one genomic region:
- a CDS encoding kinetochore protein, putative (Similar to S. cerevisiae SPC105;~possibly duplicated copy of orf Cd36_64607;~In S. cerevisiae: protein required for accurate chromosome segregation, localizes to the nuclear side of the spindle pole body), translating into MAKSILKDNQNHTVPILRGDNSNNNNSNKTDESRISINLNQNNNNNNNNNRRVSFAREVTLHKIDYVENPNNKRRKTDIGITYQDYGESSGNDLNSENYHHNNNDNNNGMNNINEQDEHEEEEEEHEQEQGDDTYGEKMLVDSSDEDEQEEEDHVIDVNNNDRRDHEEQTMELTSVGVPEYIPPVIDDGKASTDQQYHRVVVVEEEEEEEEEDMELTEGMPRKIEYSSPKETNVDDQNNDDEDITMDVTNVLSHIRQSANQNQNSVQDNAHSENKDPQNVDDTQPMELTQTFENITRSSIEKPVLQEVIEEQELEGGIEQHGSENKPEVKEQVIDDVVNTEPEEENELDHQIIDNDNREENKPSNISSNDFSEHMDLTIVDYKKIDYNGPIPEIPRGDGFDNGELSFAMDLTEIQSFVCPRNDKENQDDNETGIDEVDANAIAIAQEIQPNEEGKIRENEITENDAMELTQTIPMKILDSNEDTNSISQPLEESIPTSNNLPDESLSQPMELTQIDSKITTGKESDLGEVSQPMDLTQTTSNISHDDEINTSGIEERVTTTTIPLAEITQDDINEEDEREEGKTEPQEEKEESSEEDDEDDSFDEDDPNYIPVSLSKFLSDIRVQFYDDLELDLNSIPRLSITNSIELTPSLHDYIKAKPNLELLELYEFCCHELNKKIIQGRELYNEYEKTVIINNPILFKKYYSMDDKTKLLINLKIQLIRDFARLKSKKTWYDWRNQLIENLIDKLNEEINSLINDKQLLIEDINRLNELYDKCRIYLNILNNKFNELIRLKNEIKRIPPIELNKLQLDVAKRKQDIVEINKEIEIKLLQLSTIKKNLHDSNEKKSLLQIQLNNLQNEFNQIRKYDNLEIKLILRKYQFLQNLTNLKYLKTTQKEQQQQEQEQEQEDRGHKISFLFDDSIICQFDFINNKIMYTMEQNNFKNKSSLIGVFDQIIIDGEKQQELNIIDKFQLFCRNWHWLKKLDSDLYYVSLKFPIELKFVHNNEKEEEKEKEGKKYLEFTIKYYNFKYDYKLLICGEIDINNFVNNQSNVNPKNIEFTGRIIHQRGEINNNNNNKSFREQISNDLKVFDKQILNNLIIVNK; encoded by the coding sequence ATGGCAAAAAGTATATTAAAGgataatcaaaatcataCCGTCCCAATACTTCGTGGagataatagtaataacaacaatagtaaCAAAACTGATGAATCaagaatttcaataaatttaaatcaaaacaacaacaacaacaataataataatcgaCGCGTTTCATTTGCTCGTGAAGTCACATTACATAAGATTGATTATGTTGAGAATCCTAATAATAAACGACGTAAGACTGATATTGGGATTACTTATCAAGATTATGGAGAATCTTCTggtaatgatttaaatCTGGAAAACTATCaccataataataatgataataacaatggtatgaataatataaatgaaCAAGATGAGcacgaagaagaagaagaagaacatgAACAAGAACAGGGTGATGATACCTATGGAGAAAAAATGCTTGTTGATAGTtctgatgaagatgaacaagaggaagaagatcATGTTATAGAcgtcaacaacaacgaccGACGAGATCATGAAGAACAGACTATGGAATTAACGAGTGTTGGTGTACCAGAATACATTCCTCCCGTAATTGATGATGGCAAAGCAAGCACAGATCAACAGTACCATAGGGTAGTAGTcgtagaagaagaagaagaggaggaggaggaagatATGGAATTGACAGAAGGAATGCCtcgaaaaattgaatatagtTCTCCCAAGGAGACCAATGTAGATGATCAAAATAATGACGATGAAGATATTACGATGGATGTTACAAATGTATTATCACATATTCGTCAAAGTGcgaatcaaaatcaaaattcaGTACAAGATAATGCTCATAGTGAAAATAAGGATCCTCaaaatgttgatgataCTCAGCCAATGGAATTGACTCAAACTTTTGAGAATATCACCCGATCAAGTATTGAGAAACCAGTTCTTCAAGAAGTTAttgaagaacaagaattggAGGGTGGTATAGAACAACATGGTTCAGAAAATAAACCAGAGGTGAAAGAACAAGTAATCGATGATGTTGTCAATACAGAgccagaagaagaaaatgaattagatcatcaaataattgataatgataataggGAAGAGAACAAACCTAGCAATATATCGTCTAATGATTTTTCCGAACATATGGATCTTACTAttgttgattataaaaAGATTGATTATAATGGACCAATTCCTGAGATTCCTAGAGGTGATGGATTTGATAATGGAGAATTATCTTTTGCTATGGATTTGACAGAAATTCAACTGTTTGTTTGTCCTCGCAATGATAAGGAGAATcaagatgataatgaaactGGAATTGATGAAGTAGATGCCAATGCCATTGCCATTGCACAAGAAATACAACCAAATGAAGAAGGAAAAATAAGGGAGAATGAAATTACGGAGAATGATGCTATGGAATTAACACAAACCATTCCCATGAAAATATTAGATTCAAATGAAGACACCAACTCAATCTCACAACCATTGGAAGAATCAATACCTACAAGTAATAATTTACCAGATGAATCATTATCACAACCAATGGAACTTACTCAAATTGATTCTAAAATCACCACAGGAAAAGAATCTGATTTAGGTGAAGTGTCTCAACCAATGGATCTTACTCAAACAACTTCCAATATATCacatgatgatgaaatcaATACATCAGGGATTGAAGAAAGAGTGACAACGACTACTATTCCACTTGCTGAGATAACTCAAgatgatattaatgaagaagacgaaAGAGAAGAAGGAAAGACTGAAccacaagaagaaaaagaagaatcatCTGAGGAAGACGATGAGGATGATtcatttgatgaagatgatccAAATTATATACCTGTTTCATTATCGAAATTTTTAAGTGATATTAGAGTACAATTTtatgatgatttagaatTGGATCTTAATTCTATACCCCGATTAAGTATAACCAATTCTATTGAATTAACCCCTAGTTTGCATGACTATATTAAAGCTAAACCAAATTTAgaattattggaattatATGAATTTTGTTGTcatgaattaaataaaaaaatcattcaagGACGAGAATTATataatgaatatgaaaaaaCTGTTATCATAAATAATcctatattatttaaaaaatattattcaatggatgataaaaccaaattattaattaatttaaaaattcaattaattcgAGATTTTGCTCGATtgaaaagtaaaaaaacTTGGTATGATTGgagaaatcaattaatagaaaatttaattgataaattaaatgaagaaataaattcattaattaatgataaacaattattaattgaagatATAAATcgattaaatgaattatatgATAAATGTCGAATATATTTAAAcatattgaataataaatttaatgaattaataagattgaaaaatgaaattaaacgAATCCcaccaattgaattaaataaattacaattaGATGTTGCTAAAAGGAAACAagatattgttgaaattaataaagaaattgaaattaaattattacaattatcaactattaaaaaaaatttacatgatagtaatgaaaaaaaatcattattacaaattcaattaaataatttacaaaatgaatttaatcaaattcgaaaatatgataatttggaaattaaattaattttaaggaaatatcaatttttacaaaatttaacaaatttgaaatatttaaaaaccacccaaaaagaacaacaacaacaagaacaagaacaagaacaagaagataGAGGTCataaaatatcttttttatttgatgattcaattatttgtcaatttgattttattaataataaaataatgtATACTATGgaacaaaataatttcaaaaataaatcttcattAATCGGGGTATTCGatcaaattataattgatggagagaaacaacaagaattaaatataattgataaatttcaattattttgtcGAAATTGGCATTGgttaaagaaattagattctgatttatattatgtttcattaaaatttcccattgaattgaaatttgttcacaacaatgaaaaagaagaggaaaaggaaaaggaagGGAAGAAATATCTTGAATTTACcattaaatattataatttcaaatatgattataaattattaatttgtggagaaattgatattaataattttgtaaataatcAATCTAATGTAAATCCTaagaatattgaatttactGGAAgaataattcatcaacgaggtgaaattaataacaacaataataataaatcatttagAGAACAAATTAGTAATGATCTTAAAgtatttgataaacaaattttgaataatctaataattgttaataaataa
- a CDS encoding brefeldin-A sensitivity protein, putative (Similar to S. cerevisiae BRE5;~In S. cerevisiae: ubiquitin protease cofactor, forms deubiquitination complex with Ubp3p that coregulates anterograde and retrograde transport between the endoplasmic reticulum and Golgi compartments; null is sensitive to brefeldin A) yields MTTATTTTTNANANTNQPQPADKSSSTPSATPSATPSATATATPTPTVTPKPAPTPVQLSQDRASNIGWFFIKSYYDFFISKLDEIHKIYHPQASINHDAFPGSNIDKSEIDASNDSAKDVPIAYKAKGTDAIKETFSKYLSMRKNNRIVITSACFEVSLEKNIIIVVFGEWSSNDEPYKQFTQTFVLVPGKTDNTYDVANDILKFVSVNGYKEKHEQKKEQEVKASPQTAVNGGSGSSNNSTATTKKPAVPATESQPTNKATVESTQPASGLKVEPSKKEDVKVANGVKEEGKREEPERTQPTKSDVKVEKGEENQEQEPIINKELKKEDSTKDQSNEAAVIATQTSKPATTKNEESKEEKTTATKEEAKQSVVKKAQEPTKPAAPPQQPLTWAALAQQAVPIKQTTKSTGSSSTVAKPVSTSSATTKKSVAGSVSTGSVNNSTASSGQHGSNGGKFRKEDWYPIYIRGIRSLDEKELKDHLSRKFGELKFFKVNQNIALVDFVHQEAQRKALDTKETTLDGVTFALEPRESKTGNNFHNNSSSNNNNNGAGGSGNSGGYRKFGGSGGQSKEGGSGGAKNKDKFDNKKINGSGNKKNLNKALSK; encoded by the coding sequence ATGACTACTGCTACGACTACAACTACTAATGCTAATGCTAACACCAATCAGCCACAACCAGCTGACAAATCGTCTTCAACACCAAGTGCCACACCAAGTGCAACACCAAGTGCAACCGCAACAGCAACTCCAACTCCAACAGTAACTCCTAAACCTGCACCCACTCCAGTACAATTATCCCAAGATCGTGCATCCAATATTGGGTGGTTCTTTATTAAATCTTATTACGATTTCTTCATTTCCAAATTAGATGAGATCCACAAGATCTATCACCCACAGGCCTCGATCAATCACGATGCTTTCCCTGGAAGCAACATTGATAAATCCGAAATTGATGCATCTAATGATAGTGCCAAAGATGTTCCTATTGCATACAAGGCAAAAGGTACTGATGCTATCAAGGAAACtttttccaaatatttatcaatgaGGAAGAACAATCGAATTGTGATTACTAGTGCATGTTTTGAAGTTTCTTTAGAGaaaaacattattattgttgtatttGGAGAATGGAGTTCCAATGATGAACCATATAAACAATTCACCCAAACATTTGTTTTGGTGCCAGGTAAAACTGACAACACTTATGATGTTGCTAACGATATCTTGAAATTTGTTAGTGTTAATGGTTATAAAGAAAAGcatgaacaaaaaaaggagCAAGAAGTCAAGGCTTCTCCTCAAACTGCTGTtaatggtggtagtggCAGTAGCAACAACAGTACCGCTACTACCAAAAAACCAGCTGTTCCAGCAACTGAATCTCAACCTACCAACAAGGCTACAGTTGAATCGACTCAACCAGCCAGTGGATTGAAAGTAGAACCatcaaagaaagaagatgTTAAAGTTGCTAATGGTGTTAAAGAAGAAGGTAAAAGGGAAGAACCTGAAAGAACTCAACCAACTAAATCAGATgttaaagttgaaaaaggAGAAGAAAACCAAGAGCAAGAAccaatcatcaacaaagaattgaagaaagaagatTCAACGAAAGATCAACTGAATGAAGCTGCAGTCATTGCTACCCAAACTTCGAAACCAGCTACTACTAAGAATGAAGAAtccaaagaagaaaaaacaacagCCACCAAAGAGGAAGCAAAGCAATCTGTAGTTAAAAAGGCTCAAGAACCTACAAAGCCTGCTgcaccaccacaacaaccatTGACTTGGGCAGCATTAGCTCAACAAGCTGTTCCTATCAAACAAACTACCAAATCAACTGGATCTTCATCAACTGTTGCTAAACCAGTATCTACTAGTAGTgcaaccaccaaaaaacTGGTTGCTGGTTCTGTTTCCACTGGTTCAGTCAACAATTCTACTGCATCATCTGGTCAACATGGATCTAATGGTGGAAAGTTTAGAAAAGAAGATTGGTATCCAATATATATTAGAGGTATACGTCTGTTggatgaaaaagaattaaaagatCATTTGAGTAGAAAATTTggtgaattgaaatttttcaaagttaatcaaaatattgcCTTAGTTGATTTTGTACATCAAGAAGCTCAACGTAAGGCATTAGATACAAAGGAAACAACTTTGGATGGTGTTACTTTTGCATTAGAACCAAGAGAATCTAAAACTGGTAATAATTTTCATAACAATTCCAGtagcaataataataacaatggtgctggtggtagtggtaatAGTGGTGGTTATAGAAAGTTTGGTGGTAGTGGCGGCCAATCTAAAGAAGGTGGCAGTGGTGGTGCCAAAAATAAAGACAAATTTGACAATAAAAAGATCAATGGTAGTGGGAACAAGAAGAACCTCAATAAAGCCCTTTCCAAATAA
- a CDS encoding vacuolar amino acid transporter, putative (Similar to S. cerevisiae AVT5;~possible duplicated copy of orf Cd36_64604): MGRATIRSGSINLLNTIIGAGILAMPYGLKNNGLLFGCILIIWSSLTSSMGLYLQNKVAKYTDQRDSVSYFSLSQLTYPNLSILFDSAISIKCFGVGVSYLVVIGDLMPKIVESIGGENVPLDSILMARNFWITIFMIIIVTPLSYLKKLDSLKYTSILALFSVGYLICLVVAHYFSTTPTFAPSSDIVYHYIGPISLKSTLSSFPIFVFAYTCHQNMFAIINELKPNDTDGSQTRQSNLIIRNSISIACLSYLIVGVFGYLTFGNSVNANIITMYSPNSISSLIGRLCIVIMVSLSFPLQCHPCRGSINHVIYFCTHGVQQSKFRTATATATATATGGSNNNNNNNRDQHGYTSLSSDIESLQSIGNDTTIGDGNDANESFISTTPVEGAQDTDGHDPIIVPMTTKKFYIITTVIVILSYLVAISVTSLAHVLAFVGSTGSTSISFILPGLFGYLLIKPESESESEPHGSLNNLEKFCKYGGLFLAIWGVLVMIVCLSATIFLGATH, from the coding sequence ATGGGACGTGCTACAATAAGATCAGGAtctattaatttattaaacacCATAATTGGTGCTGGTATACTTGCCATGCCTTAtggattgaaaaataatggattattatttggttGTATATTAATTATATGGTCATCATTAACTTCATCAATGGGACtttatttacaaaataaagTTGCTAAATATACTGATCAACGAGATTCAGTATCATATTTTAGTTTATCACAATTAACTTATCCTAATTTAagtattttatttgatagTGCTATTCTGATTAAATGTTTTGGAGTTGGAGTAAGTTatcttgttgttattggtgATTTAATGCcgaaaattgttgaaagtATTGGTGGTGAAAATGTCCCATTAGATTCAATATTAATGGCTCGTAATTTTTGGATTACTATATTTATGATAATTATTGTCACTCCTTTAtcatatttgaaaaaattggattcTTTAAAATATACTAGTATTTTAGCATTATTTTCAGTGggttatttgatttgtctTGTTGTTGCCCATTATTTTTCTACTACTCCCACCTTTGCTCCATCTTCAGATATAGTTTATCATTATATTGGTCCAATATCTTTAAAATCTACATTAAGTTCATTCccaatatttgttttcGCTTATACTTGTCATCAAAATATGTTTGCtataataaatgaattaaaaccAAATGATACCGACGGTTCACAAACTAgacaatcaaatttaatcattcgtaattcaatttcaattgcttGTTTATCTTATTTAATCGTGGGGGTTTTTGGGTATTTAACTTTTGGTAATTCAGTAAATGctaatattattactatgTATTCtccaaattcaatttcttcattaattgGAAGATTATGTATTGTTATTATGGTTAGTTTATCATTCCCTTTACAATGTCATCCTTGTCGTGGATCAATTAATCACGTGATATATTTTTGCACCCATGGAGTACAACAATCGAAATTTCGAACTGCCACTGCCACTGCCACTGCTACTGCTACTGGTGGTagtaataacaacaacaacaataatagaGATCAACATGGATATACTTCTTTAAGTTCTGATATTGAAAGTTTACAAAGTATTGGTAATGATACAACCATTGGTGATGGCAATGACGCCAATGAATCATTTATATCTACTACCCCAGTAGAAGGAGCTCAAGATACTGATGGTCATGATCCAATTATTGTTCCTATGAcaacaaagaaattttatataattacTACAGTGATTGTTATATTATCATATCTTGTGGCAATTTCAGTAACTTCATTAGCTCATGTATTAGCATTTGTTGGATCTACTGgttcaacatcaatttcGTTTATATTACCAGGATTATTTGGTTATTTGTTAATTAAACCTGAATCTGAATCTGAATCTGAACCCCATGgttcattaaataatttagaaaaattttgtaaatatgGTGGATTATTTTTAGCAATTTGGGGGGTATTAGTTAtgattgtttgtttaaGTGCTACAATCTTTTTAGGTGCCACTCATTAA
- a CDS encoding ubiquitin carrier protein, putative (Similar to S. cerevisiae UBC1) → MSRVKRIAKELEECRQDTQSGVSLNLNNENDLTHLTGYFKGPPGTPYEGGLFQVAIDIPQEYPFKPPQMKFITKIYHPNISSVTGAICLDILKDAWTPILTLKSSLISLQSLLQSPEPSDPQDAEVAKHYLSNKSGFEETAAYWTKIYASDGADGGSNNGGAKLSDSALYGIDDEIVSQYESMGFPRDKTIEVLRRMGIKSFKGVGNKSELENKILEELLRECQ, encoded by the coding sequence atGTCTCGTGTCAAAAGAATTGCTAAAGAGTTAGAAGAATGTCGTCAAGATACCCAGTCTGGTGTttctttgaatttaaataatgaaaatgatttgaCTCATTTGACAGGATATTTTAAAGGTCCACCAGGCACACCGTATGAAGGTGGATTATTTCAAGTTGCTATTGATATCCCACAAGAATATCCATTTAAACCCCCacaaatgaaatttattaCCAAGATTTATCATCCTAATATTTCATCGGTTACAGGGGCTATATGTTTagatattttaaaagatGCTTGGACACCAATTTTGACCTTGAAATCAAGTTTGATTTCATTACAAAGTTTATTACAGTCACCTGAGCCAAGTGATCCACAAGATGCTGAAGTTGCTAAACATTATTTAAGCAATAAATCAGGGTTTGAAGAAACAGCTGCGTATTGGACGAAAATCTATGCCAGTGATGGTGCTGATGGTGGTAGTAATAATGGTGGGGCCAAATTGAGTGATTCAGCCTTATATggaattgatgatgaaattgttaGCCAATATGAAAGTATGGGGTTCCCTAGAGATAAGACCATTGAAGTGTTAAGAAGAATGGGGATCAAAAGTTTCAAAGGAGTAGGGAATAAAAGCgaattggaaaataaaatcttgGAAGAATTATTACGAGAATGTCAATGA